In Streptomyces sp. SLBN-118, the following are encoded in one genomic region:
- the trxA gene encoding thioredoxin yields MSTLELTKENFDQVVTDNDFILIDFWASWCGPCRQFAPVYEGAAERHPDLVFAKVDTEAQQELAAAFEIRSIPTLMIVRDNVAVFAQPGALPEAALEDVIGQARALDMDKVRKSIEEAQSGDAGAETATEA; encoded by the coding sequence ATGAGCACTCTTGAGCTCACCAAGGAAAACTTCGATCAGGTTGTAACGGACAACGACTTCATCCTGATCGATTTCTGGGCTTCCTGGTGCGGTCCCTGCCGTCAGTTCGCCCCGGTCTACGAGGGCGCCGCCGAACGCCACCCCGACCTGGTGTTCGCGAAGGTCGACACGGAGGCTCAGCAGGAGCTCGCGGCCGCGTTCGAGATCCGCTCCATCCCCACGCTGATGATCGTCCGTGACAACGTCGCGGTGTTCGCCCAGCCAGGCGCGCTGCCGGAGGCCGCCCTGGAGGACGTGATCGGTCAGGCACGCGCGCTGGACATGGACAAGGTCCGCAAGTCGATCGAAGAGGCACAGAGCGGTGACGCGGGGGCGGAGACCGCGACGGAAGCCTGA
- a CDS encoding tyrosinase MelC2, which translates to MTVRKNQAQLTATEKRRFVDALLELKRNGQYDAFVTTHNAFIMGDTDNGERVGHRSPSFLPWHRRFLLQFERQLQAVDPSVALPYWDWTADRTAASSLWAADFLGGTGRSRDGQVMDGSFAFTSGKWPVSIRVDGRGFLRRDLGAGGRQLPTRADVDSVLAMATYDTPPWNSASDGFRNHLEGWRGVNLHNRVHVWVGGQMATGVSPNDPVFWLHHAFIDKLWAEWQARHPGSTYLPAAGTPNVVDLRETMRPWNDVTPADMLDHTRHYTFDTAA; encoded by the coding sequence ATGACCGTACGCAAGAACCAGGCGCAGCTCACGGCCACCGAGAAGCGCCGCTTTGTCGACGCGTTGCTCGAACTCAAGCGCAATGGGCAGTACGACGCCTTCGTCACCACCCACAACGCCTTCATCATGGGCGACACCGACAACGGCGAGCGGGTCGGCCACCGCTCGCCCTCCTTCCTGCCCTGGCACCGCAGGTTCCTTCTGCAGTTCGAGCGGCAGCTCCAGGCCGTGGACCCGTCCGTTGCGCTCCCGTACTGGGACTGGACCGCCGACCGCACCGCCGCCTCCTCGCTGTGGGCGGCCGACTTCCTCGGCGGCACCGGGCGCAGCAGGGACGGCCAGGTGATGGACGGCTCGTTCGCGTTCACGTCCGGCAAGTGGCCGGTGAGCATACGCGTGGACGGGCGCGGCTTTCTGCGCCGCGACCTCGGCGCCGGGGGCCGTCAGCTGCCGACCCGGGCCGACGTGGACTCCGTCCTCGCCATGGCCACGTACGACACTCCGCCGTGGAACAGCGCGTCGGACGGCTTCCGCAATCACCTGGAAGGCTGGCGCGGCGTCAATCTGCACAACCGGGTCCATGTCTGGGTCGGCGGCCAGATGGCCACCGGAGTCTCGCCCAACGACCCGGTGTTCTGGCTGCACCACGCCTTCATCGACAAGCTCTGGGCCGAGTGGCAGGCACGCCACCCCGGCTCGACCTACCTCCCGGCCGCAGGCACACCCAATGTCGTCGATCTGCGCGAGACCATGCGCCCCTGGAACGACGTGACCCCGGCCGACATGCTGGACCACACCCGCCACTACACCTTCGACACGGCGGCATAG
- a CDS encoding type II toxin-antitoxin system PemK/MazF family toxin encodes MTIFSDASGGTAPLPGRSGPSATTEADPAEVGPVRTSYAPDRDGDPDPGEIVWTWVPFEEMDGRGKDRPVLVVAREEAGTLLAVQLSSKWHDRDREWVAIGVGPWDREGRESWVDLDRVLRVHERGMRREACALDRPRFDRVVHRLRERYGWS; translated from the coding sequence GTGACGATCTTCTCTGACGCATCAGGCGGCACCGCCCCACTGCCCGGCCGAAGCGGCCCCTCGGCCACCACCGAAGCCGATCCCGCCGAGGTCGGCCCGGTCCGCACCTCGTACGCCCCCGACCGCGACGGCGATCCCGACCCGGGCGAGATCGTCTGGACCTGGGTGCCGTTCGAGGAGATGGACGGACGCGGCAAGGACCGTCCGGTCCTGGTGGTGGCGCGTGAGGAGGCGGGAACGCTGCTCGCCGTGCAGCTGTCCAGCAAGTGGCACGACCGGGACCGTGAATGGGTGGCGATCGGCGTCGGACCGTGGGACCGGGAGGGACGTGAGTCCTGGGTGGATCTGGACCGCGTACTGCGGGTTCACGAGCGCGGAATGCGCCGTGAGGCGTGCGCGCTGGACCGGCCGCGTTTCGACCGGGTCGTGCACCGGCTGCGGGAGCGCTACGGCTGGAGCTGA
- the egtB gene encoding ergothioneine biosynthesis protein EgtB has product MTEDLRLRALDALTAARARTATLTSCVDDNELTAQHSPLMSPLVWDLAHVGNQEEQWLLRTVAGREALRPEIDSVYDAFEHPRSLRPTLPLLAPAEARAYASDVRGRVLDVLETTPLEGRPLVDAAFAFGMIAQHEQQHDETMLITHQLRKGPAALTAPEPPAGSAEGLPAEVLVPGGPFTMGTSTEPWALDNERPAHQRVVPGFFIDTVPVTCGAYQTFIEDGGYTDPRWWAAEGWDQIRQHDIGAPLFWRREGGQWLRRRFGVTEPVPADEPVLHVSWYEADAYARWAGRRLPTEEEWEKAARHDPHSGRSRRFPWGDEDPKPSYANLGQRHLRPAPVGSYPEGESPLGVRQLIGDVWEWTASDFLPYPGFAAFPYREYSEVFFGSAHKVLRGGSFAVDPVACRGTFRNWDLPVRRQIFSGFRTARDAHVRGESA; this is encoded by the coding sequence ATGACCGAAGACCTCCGGCTCCGCGCCCTGGACGCGCTGACCGCGGCCCGAGCCCGTACGGCCACGCTCACCTCGTGCGTCGACGACAATGAACTGACCGCCCAGCACTCGCCGTTGATGTCCCCGCTGGTGTGGGACCTGGCCCATGTCGGCAACCAGGAGGAGCAGTGGCTGCTGCGCACCGTCGCCGGGCGTGAGGCACTGCGCCCCGAGATCGACTCCGTCTACGACGCCTTCGAGCATCCACGCTCCCTGCGGCCCACGCTGCCGCTGCTCGCCCCGGCCGAGGCGCGGGCGTACGCCTCCGATGTGCGCGGCAGGGTCCTGGACGTCCTGGAGACCACCCCACTGGAGGGCAGGCCCCTGGTCGACGCCGCCTTCGCCTTCGGGATGATCGCCCAGCACGAGCAGCAGCACGACGAGACGATGCTCATCACGCATCAGCTGCGCAAGGGGCCCGCGGCGCTCACCGCGCCCGAGCCGCCGGCCGGCAGCGCGGAGGGTCTGCCCGCCGAAGTCCTGGTACCCGGCGGCCCGTTCACCATGGGTACCTCGACCGAGCCGTGGGCGCTGGACAATGAACGGCCCGCGCACCAGCGGGTCGTTCCGGGCTTCTTCATCGACACCGTGCCCGTGACCTGTGGCGCCTACCAGACCTTCATCGAGGACGGCGGCTATACGGATCCCCGCTGGTGGGCGGCCGAGGGCTGGGACCAGATCCGGCAGCACGACATCGGCGCTCCGCTGTTCTGGCGCCGCGAGGGCGGTCAGTGGCTGCGCCGCCGCTTCGGGGTGACCGAGCCGGTGCCCGCGGACGAGCCGGTGCTGCATGTCAGCTGGTACGAAGCCGATGCGTACGCCCGCTGGGCGGGGCGTCGGCTGCCCACCGAGGAGGAGTGGGAGAAGGCGGCCCGCCACGATCCGCACTCGGGCCGCTCACGCCGCTTCCCCTGGGGCGACGAGGATCCGAAGCCCTCGTACGCCAACCTCGGCCAGCGCCATCTGCGGCCGGCCCCGGTGGGCAGCTACCCGGAGGGCGAATCGCCGCTCGGCGTACGGCAGTTGATCGGCGATGTGTGGGAGTGGACGGCGAGCGACTTCCTGCCCTACCCGGGCTTCGCCGCCTTCCCGTACCGCGAGTACTCCGAGGTGTTCTTCGGCAGCGCGCACAAGGTGCTGCGCGGCGGTTCGTTCGCCGTTGACCCGGTGGCCTGCCGCGGCACCTTCCGCAACTGGGACCTTCCGGTGCGTCGGCAGATCTTCTCCGGCTTCCGTACGGCACGGGACGCCCATGTGCGCGGGGAGTCGGCCTGA
- the egtA gene encoding ergothioneine biosynthesis glutamate--cysteine ligase EgtA, translating to MHPPDAGGFGPPLVEEEAEDLLRCICFKNGPPRYVGVEVEWLVHELERPDRPLPADRLGAAHDQVRALQLNSALTFEPGGQLELSSPPAASLMECIDSVAADLDAVRAALRPAGLTLNGIGLDPVNPPRRLLHDPRYDAMEAYFDRTGPSGRAMMCSSASIQVCLDAGDEEPGPLGHGRRWQLAHLLGAVLMASFANSPLQGGRYTGWRSTRQAVWAALDAVRPLAPPLGGEPRSAWAAHALDAPVMCIRMDGDPWEQPGGLTFREWIRSGVVRPPTRQDLEYHLSTLFPPARPRGHLELRMIDAQPGDDGWMVPLAVTTALFDDAEAAETVYRAVKPLAEYAGSLPAPRNLLWTNAARHALTDPELHAAAVTCFAVAMEALPRIGASDAVRDAVAAFNEHHVLPGRCPADELRIPSLGKEPTR from the coding sequence ATGCACCCACCCGATGCCGGCGGCTTCGGCCCCCCACTCGTGGAAGAAGAAGCCGAGGACCTGCTTCGATGTATCTGCTTCAAGAACGGCCCGCCCCGCTACGTGGGCGTGGAGGTCGAATGGCTCGTCCATGAGCTGGAGCGGCCCGATCGCCCCCTCCCCGCCGACCGCCTCGGAGCGGCCCATGACCAGGTACGTGCTCTACAACTGAATTCGGCCCTCACCTTCGAGCCAGGTGGCCAGCTGGAGCTCAGCTCGCCCCCCGCCGCCTCCCTGATGGAGTGCATCGACTCCGTCGCCGCCGATCTGGACGCCGTACGCGCCGCGCTCCGCCCGGCAGGCCTCACTCTCAATGGAATCGGGCTCGATCCCGTCAATCCGCCACGCAGACTGCTCCACGATCCCCGTTATGACGCCATGGAGGCGTATTTCGACCGGACAGGTCCGTCCGGGCGCGCCATGATGTGCAGTTCCGCCTCGATCCAGGTGTGTCTGGACGCCGGTGACGAGGAGCCGGGCCCTCTGGGGCACGGCCGTCGCTGGCAGCTCGCGCATCTGCTCGGCGCGGTGTTGATGGCCTCGTTCGCCAACTCGCCCCTCCAGGGCGGGCGGTACACCGGCTGGCGCTCGACGCGGCAGGCCGTGTGGGCCGCGCTCGATGCCGTACGGCCCCTCGCGCCGCCGCTCGGCGGAGAACCGCGCTCGGCCTGGGCCGCGCACGCGCTGGACGCACCGGTGATGTGCATACGAATGGACGGCGACCCGTGGGAACAGCCCGGCGGGCTCACCTTCCGCGAGTGGATACGCTCCGGCGTCGTGCGCCCGCCGACCCGGCAGGATCTCGAATACCACCTGAGCACCCTCTTCCCGCCGGCGAGGCCGCGCGGCCATCTCGAACTGCGCATGATCGACGCCCAGCCGGGCGATGACGGCTGGATGGTGCCGCTCGCGGTCACCACGGCCCTGTTCGACGACGCCGAGGCCGCCGAGACGGTCTACCGCGCCGTGAAACCACTGGCGGAGTACGCCGGTTCCCTGCCCGCACCGCGCAATTTGCTGTGGACCAACGCCGCACGGCACGCACTGACCGACCCCGAACTGCATGCCGCCGCCGTGACCTGCTTCGCCGTCGCCATGGAGGCGCTGCCGCGCATCGGCGCGTCCGACGCCGTACGGGACGCGGTCGCCGCATTCAACGAACACCACGTCCTGCCGGGGCGATGTCCCGCCGACGAGCTGCGCATCCCGTCCCTCGGGAAGGAACCGACCAGATGA
- a CDS encoding GNAT family N-acetyltransferase, translating to MPASPAVVPAPLAAPAQMPTQLAAPLPSPVPAPLGPGDEQRYVVSLARDQEDVRAAQRLRHQVFAGEMGARLEGPEPGLDTDAFDAYCDHLLVREAETGEVVGTYRLLPPDRARVAGRLYSETEFDLARLAPIRDDLVEVGRSCVHPLHRNGAVIALIWAGLARYMTRTGHNWLAGCCSIPLADGGTLAAATWDTVKAKSLAPEEYWVIPHKLWNPDSVARPDGRTELPALLRGYLRLGAWVCGAPAHDPDFGVADLYVLLSLRRTNPRYLRHFLSLAPVR from the coding sequence ATGCCCGCATCGCCAGCTGTCGTCCCCGCCCCACTCGCCGCCCCCGCGCAGATGCCCACCCAGCTCGCCGCGCCCCTGCCCTCGCCCGTCCCCGCTCCCCTCGGCCCGGGGGACGAGCAGCGCTACGTCGTCTCCCTCGCCCGGGACCAGGAGGACGTACGGGCCGCGCAGCGCCTGCGTCACCAGGTGTTCGCCGGTGAGATGGGCGCCAGGCTGGAGGGACCCGAGCCGGGCCTGGACACCGATGCCTTCGACGCGTACTGCGACCACCTCCTCGTGCGCGAGGCCGAGACCGGTGAGGTCGTCGGCACCTACCGCCTGCTTCCGCCCGACCGCGCCCGGGTCGCGGGACGGCTCTACTCCGAGACCGAGTTCGACCTGGCCAGGCTCGCCCCGATCCGCGACGACCTTGTCGAGGTCGGCCGCTCCTGCGTCCACCCCCTGCACCGCAACGGCGCCGTCATCGCCCTCATCTGGGCCGGGCTCGCCCGCTACATGACCCGCACCGGCCACAACTGGCTGGCCGGCTGCTGCTCCATCCCGCTCGCGGACGGCGGCACCCTCGCCGCGGCCACCTGGGACACCGTGAAGGCCAAGAGCCTCGCCCCCGAGGAGTACTGGGTCATCCCGCACAAGCTGTGGAACCCCGACTCCGTCGCCCGCCCCGACGGCCGCACCGAGCTGCCCGCCCTGCTCCGCGGCTATCTGCGGCTCGGTGCCTGGGTCTGCGGAGCGCCCGCCCACGACCCCGACTTCGGTGTCGCGGACCTCTACGTCCTGCTCTCGCTGCGCCGAACCAACCCCCGCTACCTGCGCCACTTCCTCTCCCTCGCCCCCGTGCGATGA
- the egtD gene encoding L-histidine N(alpha)-methyltransferase, with protein MSPFLLTRTLPEDATDAVLRADVLHGLTRTPKALPPKWFYDARGSELFEEITRLPEYYPTRAEREILLARSSEIAAATGARTLVELGSGSSDKTRHLLDELPELHTYVPVDVSESALTGAAEALLAERPSLNVHALIADFTRGLVLPATPGPRLIAFLGGTIGNLLPEERAAFLRSVRSLMDPGDALLLGTDLVKDEKVLVRAYDDAAGVTAAFNKNVLSVIARELDADVDPDDFEHVARWDRGQEWIEMRLRARHALTVKIPELDLVVPFEAGEEMRTEVSAKFRQAGVRTELASAELELTHWWTDTEGRFALSVATAR; from the coding sequence GTGAGCCCGTTTCTGCTGACCCGCACCCTGCCCGAGGATGCCACCGACGCCGTTCTGCGCGCGGACGTGCTGCACGGGCTGACCCGTACGCCGAAGGCGCTGCCGCCCAAGTGGTTCTACGATGCCCGCGGCAGCGAGCTCTTCGAGGAGATCACCCGGCTCCCCGAGTACTACCCGACCCGCGCCGAGCGGGAGATCCTGCTCGCCCGCTCGTCCGAGATCGCCGCGGCCACCGGGGCACGCACCCTGGTGGAGCTGGGCTCGGGCTCATCGGACAAGACCCGGCATCTGCTGGACGAACTGCCCGAGCTCCACACCTATGTGCCGGTCGACGTGAGCGAGAGCGCGCTGACCGGCGCGGCCGAGGCGCTGCTCGCCGAGCGGCCCTCGCTCAATGTCCACGCCCTGATCGCCGACTTCACCCGCGGGCTCGTCCTGCCCGCCACCCCGGGGCCGCGGCTGATCGCCTTCCTCGGCGGCACGATCGGCAATCTGCTGCCCGAGGAGCGCGCGGCGTTCCTGCGCTCCGTGCGTTCGCTGATGGATCCCGGTGACGCGCTGCTGCTCGGCACGGATCTGGTGAAGGACGAGAAGGTCCTGGTGCGGGCGTACGACGACGCGGCGGGGGTGACGGCCGCGTTCAACAAGAACGTGCTGTCCGTCATCGCGCGTGAGCTGGATGCGGACGTCGACCCCGACGACTTCGAGCATGTGGCGCGCTGGGACCGTGGGCAGGAGTGGATCGAGATGCGGCTGCGGGCGCGCCACGCACTGACCGTGAAGATCCCCGAGCTGGATCTCGTGGTGCCGTTCGAAGCGGGCGAGGAGATGCGTACGGAGGTGTCGGCGAAGTTCCGTCAGGCAGGTGTACGGACCGAACTCGCCTCTGCGGAGCTTGAGCTGACGCACTGGTGGACGGACACGGAAGGCAGGTTCGCGCTGTCTGTGGCGACGGCACGCTGA
- a CDS encoding apotyrosinase chaperone MelC1: protein MPELTRRRALGAVAGAAAAVAVAGTAAAAARTERTVVSGPSAEPASFDEVFQGRRIQGAPARAGGHHGGGHHGGGHAGGHGGGFSVRIDGEELHVMRNADGTWISVVNHYETYPTPRAVARAAVAELQGAALVPLVTA from the coding sequence ATGCCTGAACTCACCCGCCGACGCGCCCTGGGCGCCGTCGCAGGAGCGGCCGCCGCTGTGGCCGTAGCGGGCACAGCGGCCGCTGCCGCGCGGACCGAGCGGACCGTCGTCTCCGGCCCCTCGGCCGAACCCGCCTCGTTCGACGAGGTCTTCCAGGGCCGCCGTATACAGGGCGCGCCCGCCCGGGCGGGCGGGCATCACGGAGGCGGACACCACGGGGGCGGACACGCAGGCGGACACGGGGGCGGCTTCTCCGTGCGCATCGACGGCGAAGAACTGCATGTGATGCGCAATGCCGATGGCACCTGGATCAGCGTCGTCAACCACTACGAGACGTATCCCACGCCCCGAGCGGTGGCCCGTGCCGCCGTCGCCGAACTCCAGGGCGCCGCCCTCGTCCCGCTCGTCACCGCCTGA
- a CDS encoding 1-acyl-sn-glycerol-3-phosphate acyltransferase: MSVWLPSAPCTPGGCATHHGPAAGSLRAAARLLAGTTTVLVGLLLGPVVALLAPVLGTRFRHRATRCWAHAVVHAFGVRVRIVGVGRTRSTGGSLVVANHISWLDIPLIAAALPGRMLAKTEVRRWPLLGPLAARGGTFFLERDRLRTLPGTVREMASAMNGGARVIAFPEGSTWCGRAQGRFRPAVFQAALDAGADVQPVRISYLPTGAAAFVGEDSLTASLWRVVAAGGLTAEIRLLPAIPAGSCPDRRSLARAAQRAVATDSANLPSVSVHQCVSSSSAEASSVRTPA, translated from the coding sequence ATGAGCGTCTGGCTCCCCAGCGCGCCCTGCACCCCCGGTGGCTGCGCGACCCACCACGGCCCGGCGGCCGGCTCGCTCAGGGCGGCGGCCCGGCTGCTCGCCGGAACCACGACGGTCCTCGTCGGCCTCCTGCTCGGGCCGGTGGTCGCGCTGCTCGCGCCGGTGCTCGGAACCCGCTTCCGCCATCGGGCGACCCGCTGCTGGGCGCATGCCGTGGTACACGCCTTCGGCGTACGCGTGCGAATCGTGGGCGTAGGCCGGACGCGGAGCACCGGCGGTTCCCTGGTCGTCGCCAACCACATCTCGTGGCTGGACATACCGCTGATCGCGGCGGCCCTGCCCGGACGGATGCTGGCCAAGACCGAGGTCCGGCGCTGGCCGTTGCTCGGACCGCTGGCCGCCCGCGGCGGCACGTTCTTCCTGGAGCGCGACCGGCTGCGTACGCTGCCCGGCACCGTCCGCGAGATGGCGTCCGCGATGAACGGCGGCGCGCGCGTCATAGCCTTCCCCGAAGGGTCCACCTGGTGCGGCCGGGCCCAGGGCCGCTTCAGGCCCGCCGTCTTCCAGGCCGCACTCGACGCGGGCGCCGACGTTCAGCCCGTACGCATCAGCTATCTGCCCACCGGCGCCGCCGCCTTCGTCGGGGAGGATTCGCTGACCGCGTCCCTGTGGCGGGTCGTGGCGGCCGGCGGGCTCACCGCGGAGATCCGGCTGCTGCCGGCCATCCCCGCGGGGAGCTGCCCCGACCGCCGTTCACTGGCCCGTGCCGCTCAGCGTGCCGTCGCCACAGACAGCGCGAACCTGCCTTCCGTGTCCGTCCACCAGTGCGTCAGCTCAAGCTCCGCAGAGGCGAGTTCGGTCCGTACACCTGCCTGA
- a CDS encoding LacI family DNA-binding transcriptional regulator produces the protein MSQTPKQSAERPVPTSADVARLAGVSRATVSYVLNNTSAVRISEPTRRRVREAAEELGYVPHAAARSLRAGHTRMVLLPTAHFRLGPLYSRFFNELQWALRRLDYTVVQYGSLGLAGDEAARAWAELRPVAVVSLGEVALTPYGVDVLKRSGAKAVITLGPQRVEGAHSLAMDQSEIGGCAVGHLVERGRRAIGVVMPQEDGMELFSEPRLEGARRAAAGTGARIEPLSLSYGEESAAGLAARWRGLGLDAVYAFNDEYAMLLMRALQDEDIDVPAQAAVIGADDLLLGRLLRPRLSTVQIDMVTGRRFAEVVDRVVREPSAEPEGHDLIGARALLRESS, from the coding sequence ATGAGCCAGACACCCAAGCAGTCCGCAGAACGCCCCGTTCCGACCAGTGCCGACGTCGCCCGGCTCGCCGGAGTTTCCCGGGCCACCGTCTCCTACGTGCTCAACAACACTTCCGCCGTACGGATCAGCGAGCCCACCCGCCGCCGCGTCCGCGAGGCAGCCGAAGAACTCGGCTACGTGCCCCACGCGGCGGCCCGCAGCCTGCGCGCCGGGCACACCCGGATGGTGCTGCTCCCCACCGCGCACTTCCGCCTGGGGCCGCTCTACAGCCGCTTCTTCAACGAGCTCCAGTGGGCGCTGCGCCGCCTCGACTACACCGTCGTGCAGTACGGCAGCCTCGGCCTGGCGGGCGACGAGGCCGCCAGGGCATGGGCCGAACTGCGTCCCGTCGCGGTCGTCTCGCTCGGCGAGGTCGCGCTCACCCCGTACGGTGTCGACGTCCTCAAGCGCTCCGGAGCGAAGGCCGTCATCACGCTCGGCCCGCAGCGCGTCGAGGGCGCGCACTCCCTCGCCATGGACCAGAGCGAGATCGGCGGCTGTGCCGTGGGCCATCTGGTCGAGCGCGGCAGGCGCGCCATCGGCGTCGTCATGCCGCAGGAGGACGGCATGGAGTTGTTCTCCGAGCCCCGCCTGGAAGGTGCCCGGCGGGCCGCCGCCGGCACGGGCGCCCGGATCGAGCCGCTGTCCCTGTCGTACGGCGAGGAGTCGGCCGCCGGGCTCGCCGCCCGCTGGCGCGGGCTCGGTCTCGACGCCGTCTACGCGTTCAACGACGAGTACGCCATGCTCCTGATGCGGGCCCTGCAGGACGAGGACATCGATGTCCCCGCCCAGGCCGCGGTGATCGGCGCGGACGATCTGCTGCTCGGAAGGCTGCTGCGGCCACGGCTGAGCACGGTGCAGATCGACATGGTGACCGGTCGGCGCTTCGCCGAAGTCGTCGACCGTGTGGTGCGTGAGCCCTCAGCCGAGCCGGAGGGGCACGATCTGATCGGCGCGCGAGCGCTGCTGCGCGAGTCGAGCTGA
- a CDS encoding dodecin, whose protein sequence is MTNHTYRVTEIVGTSPDGIDQAIHNGINRASQTLRGLDWFEMTEVRGQIVDGQIQHWQVGLKVGFRLEESS, encoded by the coding sequence ATGACGAACCACACCTACCGGGTCACCGAGATCGTCGGCACCTCGCCCGACGGCATCGACCAGGCCATCCACAACGGCATCAACCGGGCGTCCCAGACCCTCCGGGGCCTCGACTGGTTCGAGATGACCGAGGTCCGCGGCCAGATCGTGGACGGGCAGATCCAGCACTGGCAGGTCGGGCTCAAGGTCGGCTTTCGGCTTGAGGAGAGCAGCTGA
- the egtC gene encoding ergothioneine biosynthesis protein EgtC, which produces MCRHIAFLGPPLPLGQLLVEPAHGLFRQSWAPRHQRYGTVNADGFGVGWYAEGDPVPARYRRPGPVWADLSFADLARVVRSGAVLAAVRDATEAGADGEAAAAPFAAGPWLFSHNGAVGGWPGSLAPLAVTLPATELLSLEARCDSALVWALVLHRLRDGDEPGQALADTVREVGEAAPGSRLNLLLTDGETVAATAWGDTLWYLAEPGRRTVVASEPYDDDPHWREVPDRTLLAATRTDVLLTPLKEPPA; this is translated from the coding sequence ATGTGCCGCCACATCGCCTTCCTCGGCCCGCCGCTGCCGCTCGGGCAACTGCTCGTCGAGCCCGCGCACGGGCTGTTCAGGCAGTCCTGGGCGCCGCGTCACCAGCGGTACGGAACGGTCAACGCGGACGGCTTCGGCGTCGGCTGGTACGCCGAGGGCGATCCGGTGCCCGCCCGGTACCGGCGCCCGGGCCCCGTCTGGGCCGATCTCTCCTTCGCCGATCTCGCCCGGGTGGTCCGCAGCGGTGCCGTGCTCGCCGCCGTCCGCGACGCCACCGAGGCGGGCGCGGACGGTGAGGCGGCGGCCGCGCCGTTCGCCGCCGGGCCCTGGCTGTTCAGCCACAACGGCGCGGTCGGGGGCTGGCCGGGATCGCTGGCCCCGCTCGCCGTGACCCTGCCCGCTACCGAATTGCTGTCACTGGAGGCGCGCTGCGACTCGGCGCTGGTGTGGGCGCTGGTACTGCACCGGCTGCGCGACGGCGACGAGCCCGGCCAGGCGCTGGCCGACACGGTCCGCGAGGTCGGCGAGGCCGCGCCCGGCTCACGGCTCAATCTCCTTCTCACCGACGGCGAGACGGTCGCGGCGACGGCATGGGGAGACACGCTCTGGTATCTGGCCGAGCCCGGCCGCCGCACGGTCGTCGCCTCGGAGCCGTACGACGACGATCCGCACTGGCGCGAGGTCCCCGACCGCACCCTGCTGGCGGCGACCCGCACCGATGTCCTTCTGACCCCGCTCAAGGAGCCACCCGCGTGA
- a CDS encoding class F sortase, protein MAAQLSSGTNPPASAPRSVGRSMLWAIASIGLGVVVILNSSGPSAGGVPQLPPVVAAPPTYGPPAPPVASLVLPRSAPKRLSIPQIGVDAPFTTLSIGASGRLDAPPANNSNLVGWFVGGVSPGERGAAIVAGHVDTKTGPAVFLQLSKLKAGSKVAITREDGMVASFVVDSVESFSKARFPNQRVYADTPSPQLRLITCGGSYDRKKKDYTENVVAFAHLDSAQHA, encoded by the coding sequence ATGGCCGCCCAGCTGTCCTCCGGCACGAACCCGCCCGCCTCCGCACCCCGCTCCGTCGGCCGCTCGATGCTGTGGGCCATCGCCTCGATCGGGCTGGGCGTCGTCGTCATCCTCAACTCCTCCGGCCCCTCGGCGGGCGGAGTCCCCCAGCTGCCTCCGGTGGTCGCTGCCCCGCCCACGTACGGTCCGCCGGCGCCGCCCGTCGCCAGTCTGGTGCTGCCCCGCTCCGCACCGAAGCGGCTGTCGATCCCGCAGATCGGCGTCGACGCCCCGTTCACGACCCTGTCCATCGGAGCGTCCGGGCGGCTCGACGCGCCGCCCGCCAACAACAGCAACCTCGTCGGCTGGTTCGTGGGCGGCGTCTCGCCCGGGGAGCGCGGCGCTGCGATCGTTGCGGGCCATGTCGACACCAAGACCGGCCCGGCCGTGTTCTTGCAGCTCAGCAAGCTCAAGGCCGGGAGCAAGGTCGCCATCACCCGCGAGGACGGCATGGTCGCCTCGTTCGTGGTCGACTCCGTCGAAAGCTTCAGCAAAGCGCGCTTCCCCAACCAGCGGGTCTACGCCGACACCCCGAGCCCGCAGCTGCGCCTGATCACCTGCGGGGGCTCGTACGACCGAAAGAAGAAGGACTACACCGAGAACGTGGTGGCGTTCGCCCATCTCGACTCCGCCCAGCACGCCTGA